One Rosa chinensis cultivar Old Blush chromosome 3, RchiOBHm-V2, whole genome shotgun sequence DNA window includes the following coding sequences:
- the LOC112194696 gene encoding uncharacterized protein LOC112194696, whose protein sequence is MHENIDLVFHEDEPEALTKDSSAEEVKTFKAWHRSKRMAKNTIRNTMSDTVRGSVEEPNLATDYMEAFERKFKESEKAEAAKLYKAFHELKYEGFGGVREHIMKLIHINARLRELLMGVNDSQVVHVALHSLPNTFSGLRTSYNALKGTWTIDELISICADEEDRIKKEREPATSVNLVEKLKKKKNKLKVTKTITKPSGNTAAPNTTNALSSSATFVRK, encoded by the coding sequence atgcatgagaatatagacctAGTCTTTCATGAGGATGAACCTGAGGCATTAACTAAAGATAGTTCAGCTGAGGAGGTTAAGACATTTAAAGCCTGGCACAGGTCAAAGAGAATGGCCAAGAACACCATTAGGAACACTATGTCTGACACTGTAAGAGGTAGTGTAGAAGAACCTAACTTGGCTACTGACTATATGGAGGCCtttgagagaaaatttaaaGAGAGTGAGAAAGCAGAGGCTGCAAAATTGTATAAGGCTTTCCATGAGCTAAAGTATGAAGGATttgggggagttagagagcacatAATGAAGCTGATCCACATTAATGCTAGGCTCAGGGAGTTACTGATGGGAGTGAATGATAGCCAAGTGGTGCATGTTGCACTGCAttctttgccaaataccttcaGTGGGCTTAGAACAAGCTACAATGCTCTAAAGGGTACATGGACCATAGATGAGCTCATATCTATCTGTGCTGATGAAGAAGAtagaattaagaaagagagagagcctgCAACCTCTGTGAACCTGGTGGAAAagctaaagaaaaagaagaacaagctTAAGGTCACCAAAACCATCACTAAGCCATCTGGAAACACTGCAGCACCTAACACCACCAACGCTTtaagttcaagtgctacttttgtaaGAAAGTAG